Part of the Gemmatimonadota bacterium genome, GCCCCGAAGCCCACCGTGGAGAGGGCCAGGATGGCGAGCACGCCGACGGCCGATAGCATCCCGTGGAGGAACCCGAGCAGCGACCCCGCCATCTGGAGCGTGTTGGCGGCGACGAAGATCAGGGTGAGTGCGAAGAGTCCCGCTGCCATGCGGTACATGGCACCTGGCTCCCGCGCCCACTCGAACCCGCGCACCTCATGGGTGCGGATCCACTCGCCGACGTTCATGGCCACGGCCAGGCCTCCAGCCAGAATGGCCACGCCGGCGGCGAGTGGGAACAGCGGGGCCCACGCGATCATCAGCGGGATTCCCACGATGGAGATGGCCAAGGCCACGATGCCGAGCACCCAGGCGGGGACGAGCAGGAATGCCCCGGCAAGTCCCACCGCCGCGGAGCGGGCAGGGTACCGGCGCGCCGTTTCGGCGATCACGTCGAGTCGGTTCCCACCGAAGTGGAGCAGCACCGCGCCGATTGCGCAGAGGACTCCGAAGGTGAGGAGGTTCTCGAGGATGCCTCCAATTCCCGCCGCGATGTTGCGGAAGGGACGCCAGAGCTGGCGGCGAGAGTCCCGCTCCACGCTCCGCCCGATCTCGCGCTCGAGATCGGCCCGGATCTGCTCGCGCATCTCTTCGAGATCGGGACCGGCGCCGCGCGCCTCGGCACGCACCCGCTCTACGCTGCCGCCGATCTCGCCGTGATCGGTGAGTTGCGCATCGAACAGGCGTACGTCGCCTTCGATCTCGGCGCCGTCCTCGAGGCGCAGGCGGCCCCCGACCACGATCACGTCACCCGTGATGCGTCCTTCCACATCCAGGTCGGCGTCGACGACGAGCACCGATCGATCGACTGTCTCGCCGCGAGCCACGACCGCGTCGTCGCCCACATAGAGCTGGAGCTCCTCGAGGTCGACTCCTTCGAGAGCATCGCCCACCTGCGCCAGTTGGTTCGCGTGGCTGAGTAGTCGCAGCAACTCTCGGCTACCGAACCCGGATGTCGGCGCCTGGGGTGCTTCGGCGGCGGTCTGAGCGGCGATCGCTTCTTCAAGGGCTCGGTCGATCCGCTCGGCGGCCGCCCGCGCCTCCCCTGCGAGCCCTTCGGGGGGAGACCACTGCACGAGCGCATCGGAGAGCGACTCCCCGCTCAGCGCGATGGCCTCGGCCAAGAGCGCTCGCCAGGCCCGATCCAGGTTGTCCCCGCTGCGATAGGAGGCGACGTCCTCCGACCCGATCCACACCTGGCCGTCCGACAAGGAGATCCGTAGCTGTTGGCCTCCGACGAGCTCGAGGTCCAGGCGTGCCTCGTTCGAGGACACCGCCACCTCACTGGAGACCAGCATCGACTCCTGTGCCTGCAAGGGCAGGCAGGTCAGCAGGCCCGCACCCAACACCCACGCCCAATGCCGCACGAGCGCAGTGCTTCCGGCCGGCCGCAGAGCCGCATTCGATGACATGTCAGATCCGCGCCCGCGCATAGGTTCCACCCGACGAGCCGTGAGGAATCAAGTTTCGATAGAGCGTCCACAGCGCGACCAACGTCAGCGCGCTGAAGACGAGGAAGCCACCCACCAGGGCTGCCGGCGACGAGAGTGCCGAGAGTTGACCCGGGGCCAGGCCAGCGACCGCGGAGGCCACGGGCCGCCACAGGACCGCCGACCACTCGACGACCTTCCAGGACGCATACCTCGCCAGGGCGGATGCGGTCACCATGGGGTTGGAGAACAGGCTCCAGACGATCAGGGCCGCGACGGCGGCCGGCGCGGTGGCCACGCCGGCGATGGCCGCCCATCCCCGCGGACGGATCCGCGCGAGCGCCGCGCCCGAGCGGGCCGCCAGGAGCTGAACCCGGCCCTTCAACGTCTGCGGCTGTGCTGCGGGTACCCGCGACAACACGCGATCGGCGAACCCTGCCGAGGGCGCGCTGAGGGGCAGGCAGGCGACGGCCTGGAAGAGCCCCTCCCAACGGACGTAGTCGGCTGCGCAGGGTGCACAGGCGGCCACGTGCTTTCGTAGCCGCGCGTCCGCCTCGGCCGGGGCCACACCGTCGACGCTGTCGAGCAGCTCTTCCGGCGTGGGGTGCCAGCCCTCGCTGGGAAGGCTCTGCGACGCCTGCACCAGGGGACGGACGCCGGCCAGGCGGTCCATCACCCGGGTGGACAGGTCGGGGGGAGGCGCCAGGGAGGGAAGCACGGACAGCGTTCCGAACAGGCGTGTCCAGCGCGCGTACTCAGATCGGCACCGGCCACACGAGCCCAGATGCCCTTCGGCGACCAGCTTCTCCTCGCGGGAGAGCCGCCCGTCCAGGAGGGCCTGGATCTCGCTGCTGTTCAGGTGTCCGTCCATCCTCATCCCCTCGGTTCTTCCACCCTACGGATTCCCCCCATTCGGGGTTTCGCGGGGCGGGGCCTGCTAAACCGTTGGCAGGGAACGCCTTGAGTCGATATATCGGCTGGCCTCATTGGCGGGCCGGCTCCAGCAGGTCCATCAGCTCATGCCGAGCCCGATGGAGGTACGTCTTCACGGTGCCCAGCGGGATCTCCATGATCTGTGCGATCTCCTCGTAGGCGTATCCCTCGACGTGGCGCAGAAGCACCGCCGTCCGGTACTCGGGCCGAAGATGGCCGATGGCCTCCTCGATCTGGGCGGCGAGCTCGCGGTTCTCGACATACTCCTGGGGACTCTCGTCGTCACAGGGGACGCTCAGCCTGGACTGGGACTGCTCCTCCGCGGTGAGGGCGTGCGGAGACCCGTCGATCGATACCGTATCGAGGGTCCGCTTGCGCAGGTGATCGATCGTGAGGTTGTTGGCGATCTTGAAGATCCAACTC contains:
- a CDS encoding zf-HC2 domain-containing protein, which gives rise to MDGHLNSSEIQALLDGRLSREEKLVAEGHLGSCGRCRSEYARWTRLFGTLSVLPSLAPPPDLSTRVMDRLAGVRPLVQASQSLPSEGWHPTPEELLDSVDGVAPAEADARLRKHVAACAPCAADYVRWEGLFQAVACLPLSAPSAGFADRVLSRVPAAQPQTLKGRVQLLAARSGAALARIRPRGWAAIAGVATAPAAVAALIVWSLFSNPMVTASALARYASWKVVEWSAVLWRPVASAVAGLAPGQLSALSSPAALVGGFLVFSALTLVALWTLYRNLIPHGSSGGTYARARI
- a CDS encoding sigma-70 family RNA polymerase sigma factor, with the protein product MAEAPQPERSAPAAAPEAAGAVVDDRELVARALRGRESAFRELLQRYERPIFSLILRMVRDRGLAEDLAQETFIRAFNALGRYDPRYKFSSWIFKIANNLTIDHLRKRTLDTVSIDGSPHALTAEEQSQSRLSVPCDDESPQEYVENRELAAQIEEAIGHLRPEYRTAVLLRHVEGYAYEEIAQIMEIPLGTVKTYLHRARHELMDLLEPARQ